The Streptomyces sp. P9-A4 genome contains a region encoding:
- a CDS encoding ankyrin repeat domain-containing protein, with the protein MSTLFDAIRDGDEDGAVRALRDGADPEDREDEETALYRAAVSNEAGIVRVLLAAGADPGRGSGEDDGDLPLCGAACGGHAGVVRALLSAGAPADQEEAYGFTALAWALRLGHADTARVLLEYGADPDRRGPDGLLPLVAAARRGSTGCVRALLDHGADAREAALREARRWIGVDIAAELRRGLVAGNEGGETYEAVVRRVREDGGVTVVVELLREDGAPGRGDDRGTGHAAVATLLETALGLHTSHEELAARALRCGDPELDDWTTAVAELAGRADEETFVAAAAWCAYRDPLRRALGARVLGALPGFGPSAVPVLRRVAAEAAGTAREPALSVVWALGECAEPSAVPELLAVAEHPDPVVRRAVAGALAGIVPAGHVEALGVLLALSRDGDARVRDWATLALAELPDDTPLVREGLAERLGDSDPETAAEAARGLAIRQDPRAVDALAAVLADGDPEGAARETALAALEYVHDPRVRTRLEWMHPRRA; encoded by the coding sequence ATGAGCACGTTGTTCGACGCCATCCGCGACGGGGACGAGGACGGGGCCGTACGCGCCCTGCGGGACGGGGCCGACCCCGAGGACCGGGAGGACGAGGAGACCGCCCTCTACCGGGCGGCCGTCAGCAACGAGGCCGGAATCGTAAGGGTCCTGCTGGCCGCCGGGGCGGACCCGGGCCGGGGCAGCGGCGAGGACGACGGCGACCTGCCGCTGTGCGGGGCCGCCTGCGGCGGGCACGCAGGAGTGGTCCGGGCCCTGCTCTCGGCGGGCGCGCCGGCGGACCAGGAGGAGGCCTACGGCTTCACGGCGCTCGCCTGGGCGCTGCGCCTCGGGCACGCGGACACGGCCAGGGTGCTCCTGGAGTACGGGGCCGACCCGGACCGGCGCGGACCCGACGGGCTGCTCCCCCTGGTGGCCGCCGCCCGGCGCGGCTCCACCGGCTGTGTGCGGGCGCTCCTGGACCACGGGGCGGACGCGCGGGAGGCCGCGCTCCGGGAAGCGCGGCGCTGGATCGGCGTGGACATCGCGGCCGAGCTGCGGCGCGGGCTCGTCGCAGGGAACGAGGGCGGGGAGACGTACGAGGCGGTGGTGCGCCGGGTCCGGGAGGACGGCGGGGTGACGGTGGTCGTCGAACTGCTGCGGGAGGACGGCGCCCCGGGGCGCGGCGACGACCGGGGAACCGGGCACGCGGCGGTCGCCACCCTCCTGGAGACCGCGCTCGGACTGCACACCTCGCACGAGGAGCTGGCCGCGCGGGCGCTGCGCTGCGGCGATCCGGAGCTGGACGACTGGACGACGGCGGTGGCCGAACTGGCCGGCCGGGCCGACGAGGAGACCTTCGTGGCGGCGGCGGCCTGGTGCGCGTACCGCGATCCGCTGCGCCGGGCGCTCGGCGCGCGGGTCCTCGGCGCCCTGCCCGGCTTCGGGCCGAGCGCGGTGCCGGTGCTGCGGAGGGTGGCGGCGGAGGCCGCGGGCACCGCGCGCGAACCGGCGCTGTCGGTGGTGTGGGCGCTCGGGGAGTGCGCGGAGCCGTCGGCCGTGCCCGAACTCCTCGCGGTGGCGGAGCATCCCGACCCGGTGGTGCGGCGGGCCGTCGCGGGGGCGCTCGCCGGGATCGTGCCGGCCGGGCACGTGGAGGCGCTCGGGGTGCTGCTCGCGCTGAGCCGGGACGGTGACGCGCGGGTACGGGACTGGGCGACGCTCGCCCTGGCCGAACTGCCCGACGACACCCCGCTCGTACGGGAGGGGCTCGCGGAGCGGCTCGGCGACAGCGATCCGGAGACGGCGGCGGAGGCGGCGCGCGGGCTGGCGATCCGTCAGGACCCGCGCGCCGTCGACGCGCTGGCCGCGGTCCTGGCGGACGGCGACCCGGAGGGCGCGGCGCGGGAGACAGCGCTCGCCGCCCTGGAGTACGTGCACGACCCCCGGGTCAGGACCCGGCTGGAGTGGATGCACCCGCGCCGCGCCTGA
- a CDS encoding helix-turn-helix transcriptional regulator, producing MYHTWMRYFTPSPVHHRLGLVCLGVGLQHGTLPTVGPRTLDHHVAVVVSAGSGWYRGADGRRTTVTAPALLWLTPGVPHHYGADPGTGWDEAFVDFSGPATTTYTELGYIEPDRPVVPLSDAAPARAAIARIARAARPGNPLLEVETGAAVHELLVALRRARADTNADGDPVLAALARDAFQPLSVAEHAARHGMTAAELRTAVRRAAGCSPKDYLLTVRLGRAKELLAATELPVAAVARRVGYDDPAYFSRLFTRRVGTAPIRFREQQGRSVHGGWSNRVPDPEHPPTILPRSV from the coding sequence ATGTACCACACCTGGATGCGCTACTTCACGCCCAGCCCCGTCCACCACCGCCTCGGCCTCGTCTGCCTCGGCGTCGGACTCCAGCACGGCACCCTGCCCACCGTCGGCCCCCGCACCCTCGACCACCACGTGGCCGTCGTCGTCTCCGCCGGCAGCGGCTGGTACCGGGGCGCCGACGGGCGCCGCACCACCGTCACCGCCCCCGCCCTCCTCTGGCTCACCCCCGGCGTCCCCCACCACTACGGGGCCGACCCCGGCACCGGCTGGGACGAGGCCTTCGTCGACTTCTCGGGACCGGCCACCACCACCTACACCGAACTCGGCTACATCGAACCCGACCGGCCCGTCGTCCCCCTCTCCGACGCCGCGCCCGCCCGCGCCGCCATCGCCCGGATCGCCCGCGCCGCCCGCCCCGGCAACCCCCTCCTTGAGGTCGAGACCGGCGCCGCCGTCCACGAACTCCTCGTCGCGCTGCGCCGTGCCCGCGCCGACACCAACGCCGACGGCGACCCCGTCCTCGCCGCCCTCGCCCGCGACGCCTTCCAGCCGCTCTCCGTCGCCGAGCACGCCGCCCGGCACGGCATGACCGCCGCCGAACTGCGCACCGCCGTCCGCCGGGCCGCCGGATGCAGCCCCAAGGACTACCTGCTCACCGTCCGCCTCGGCCGCGCCAAGGAACTCCTCGCCGCCACCGAACTGCCCGTCGCCGCCGTCGCCCGCCGCGTCGGCTACGACGACCCCGCCTACTTCTCCCGGCTCTTCACCCGACGGGTCGGCACCGCCCCCATCCGCTTCCGCGAGCAGCAGGGACGGTCCGTGCACGGGGGCTGGAGCAACCGCGTTCCGGATCCCGAACACCCGCCCACGATCCTCCCGAGATCCGTCTAA
- a CDS encoding glycoside hydrolase family 35 protein, translating into MSTFAVGDEDFLLDGRPVRLLSGALHYFRVHEGHWEHRLGMLRAMGLDCVETYVPWNLHEPEPGRFADVEALGRFLDAVARAGMRAIVRPGPYICAEWENGGLPHWVTGPLGRRVRTFDPEFLAPVEAWFRRLLPQVVERQVDRGGPVILVQVENEYGSYGSDRGYLEWLAQLLRDCGVSVPLFTSDGPEDHMLTGGSVPGVLATANFGSGAREGFATLRRHQPSGPLMCMEFWCGWFDHWGTEHAVRDAADAAEALREILECGASVNVYMAHGGTNFGGWAGANRDGELHDGPLRATVTSYDYDAPIDEAGRPTEKFRAFREVLAAYAEGPLPEVPEPPARLAAPVSGALDGWVPLDGVLGALGGEETVTPVPPAFEELGVDRGLVRYRVAVPGPRQPYPLGVTGLRDRAVVWVDGLRAGVLDGEDSVLPEPVPGPAVVDLWVESLGRVNYGPRLAEPKGITGGVRHERQYLHGFRSRGLRLDAFEAAAVDKLAFEAAAEAYGPGLHRGTLEVAGAGDAVLRLPGATRGFVWVNGFCLGRYWAAAGPQDALFVPGPVLREGTNEVWVLELEGDAAPSVELDPA; encoded by the coding sequence ATGAGCACGTTCGCTGTGGGTGACGAGGACTTTCTGCTCGACGGGCGGCCGGTGCGGCTGCTGTCGGGGGCGCTGCACTACTTCCGGGTGCACGAGGGCCACTGGGAGCACCGGCTCGGGATGCTGCGTGCGATGGGCCTCGACTGCGTGGAGACGTACGTCCCCTGGAATCTGCACGAGCCGGAGCCGGGCCGGTTCGCGGACGTGGAGGCGCTCGGCCGGTTCCTGGACGCGGTGGCGCGGGCCGGGATGCGGGCGATCGTGCGCCCGGGGCCGTACATCTGCGCCGAGTGGGAGAACGGCGGGCTGCCGCACTGGGTGACCGGGCCGCTCGGCCGGCGGGTGCGGACCTTCGACCCGGAGTTCCTGGCGCCGGTGGAGGCCTGGTTCCGGCGGCTGCTTCCGCAGGTGGTGGAGCGGCAGGTGGACCGGGGCGGCCCGGTGATCCTCGTCCAGGTGGAGAACGAGTACGGGAGTTACGGCAGCGACCGGGGATATCTGGAGTGGCTGGCGCAGCTGCTGCGGGACTGCGGGGTGAGCGTGCCGCTCTTCACCTCGGACGGTCCCGAGGACCACATGCTGACGGGTGGTTCGGTGCCGGGGGTGCTGGCCACGGCGAACTTCGGTTCGGGGGCGCGGGAGGGCTTCGCGACGCTGCGGCGCCATCAGCCGTCGGGGCCGCTGATGTGCATGGAGTTCTGGTGCGGCTGGTTCGACCACTGGGGCACGGAGCACGCGGTGCGGGACGCGGCGGACGCGGCGGAGGCGCTGCGGGAGATCCTGGAGTGCGGGGCCTCGGTCAACGTCTACATGGCGCACGGCGGGACGAACTTCGGCGGCTGGGCGGGGGCGAACCGGGACGGTGAGCTGCACGACGGGCCGCTGCGGGCGACGGTGACCTCGTACGACTACGACGCTCCCATCGACGAGGCGGGGCGGCCGACGGAGAAGTTCCGGGCCTTCCGCGAGGTGCTCGCGGCGTACGCGGAGGGGCCGCTGCCGGAGGTGCCGGAGCCGCCGGCGCGGCTCGCGGCGCCGGTCTCCGGGGCGCTCGACGGCTGGGTGCCGCTGGACGGGGTCCTGGGGGCTCTCGGCGGGGAGGAGACGGTGACGCCGGTGCCGCCGGCCTTCGAGGAGCTGGGCGTGGACCGGGGTCTGGTCCGCTACCGGGTGGCGGTGCCGGGTCCCCGGCAGCCGTATCCGCTGGGCGTGACGGGGCTGCGGGACCGGGCGGTGGTGTGGGTCGACGGGCTGCGGGCGGGGGTGCTGGACGGGGAGGACTCCGTCCTGCCCGAGCCGGTGCCGGGTCCCGCCGTCGTGGACCTGTGGGTGGAGTCGCTCGGCCGGGTCAACTACGGGCCGCGCCTCGCGGAGCCGAAGGGGATCACCGGGGGCGTACGGCACGAGCGGCAGTATCTGCACGGGTTCCGGTCCCGGGGGCTGCGGCTCGACGCGTTCGAGGCGGCGGCGGTGGACAAGCTGGCGTTCGAGGCGGCGGCGGAGGCGTACGGGCCGGGACTCCACCGGGGGACGCTGGAGGTGGCCGGGGCCGGGGACGCGGTGCTGCGGCTGCCGGGCGCGACCCGGGGCTTCGTCTGGGTGAACGGCTTCTGCCTGGGCCGCTACTGGGCGGCGGCCGGGCCGCAGGACGCGCTGTTCGTGCCGGGTCCGGTGCTGCGGGAGGGCACGAACGAGGTGTGGGTGCTGGAGCTGGAGGGGGACGCGGCTCCGTCGGTGGAGCTGGATCCGGCGTAG
- a CDS encoding SDR family oxidoreductase, whose product MGICEGRVVIVTGAGRGLGRAHALAFAAEGARVVVNDLGVGLDGRPGPDSPAAAVVEEIRAAGGEAVAHGGDIATTEGAASLVATALDTYGRLDTLVSNAGFLRDRMLVNLDEEDWDAVMRVHGKGHFLPLRHAAAYWRAEAKAGRTPVARIVHTTSGAGLLGSVGQGNYAAAKAAIVGLTLVAAAELARYGVQVNAIAPSARTRMTEQVFDGLEALPEDVSPLVVWLGSAASEGVTGRVFESEGGRLTVMEGWRPGPTADKGGRRTPAEAGETARELLAEAEPPGKVYGA is encoded by the coding sequence ATGGGGATCTGCGAGGGTCGCGTGGTCATCGTGACGGGAGCCGGACGCGGGCTCGGACGGGCGCACGCGCTCGCCTTCGCCGCCGAGGGCGCCCGGGTCGTCGTCAACGACCTGGGAGTCGGCCTCGACGGCCGCCCCGGGCCCGACAGCCCGGCGGCGGCGGTCGTCGAGGAGATCAGGGCCGCGGGCGGCGAGGCTGTCGCGCACGGCGGCGACATCGCGACCACCGAGGGCGCCGCCTCCCTCGTCGCGACCGCCCTCGACACGTACGGGCGGCTCGACACCCTCGTCAGCAACGCCGGCTTCCTGCGCGACCGGATGCTCGTCAACCTCGACGAGGAGGACTGGGACGCCGTCATGCGGGTCCACGGCAAGGGCCACTTCCTGCCGCTGCGGCACGCCGCCGCGTACTGGCGGGCCGAGGCGAAGGCCGGACGGACACCGGTGGCGCGGATCGTCCACACCACCTCGGGCGCCGGGCTCCTGGGCAGCGTCGGGCAGGGCAACTACGCGGCGGCCAAGGCCGCGATCGTCGGCCTCACCCTGGTCGCGGCGGCGGAACTGGCCCGCTACGGGGTCCAGGTCAACGCCATCGCCCCGTCGGCCAGGACCCGGATGACCGAGCAGGTCTTCGACGGGCTCGAAGCGCTGCCCGAGGACGTGTCACCGCTGGTGGTGTGGCTGGGCTCGGCCGCCTCCGAGGGTGTGACCGGCAGGGTCTTCGAGTCCGAGGGCGGCCGGCTCACCGTCATGGAGGGCTGGCGTCCGGGCCCGACGGCGGACAAGGGCGGACGCCGGACCCCGGCGGAGGCGGGCGAGACGGCCCGCGAACTCCTCGCGGAGGCGGAGCCGCCGGGCAAGGTGTACGGGGCCTAA
- a CDS encoding CoA-transferase subunit beta: MTTETTTVISRAEHCLIACAEAWRDNGEVLASPMGLIPSFGARLAKRTFSPDLLLTDGEALLVGLDGQPEGWLPYRRHLTMVTGGKRHVMMGASQIDRYGNQNISCIGDWERPTRQLLGVRGAPVNTLNNPVSYWIPKHSPRVFVERVDMISGVGYDHAVGPYHRLPRVVTDLAVLDFETPGHAMRLASVHPGVTVEEVRAATGFDLVTGDEVPYTRDPTAEELRLIREVIDPRGLRDREVAPR; the protein is encoded by the coding sequence GTGACGACGGAAACGACGACGGTGATCAGCCGGGCCGAACACTGCCTGATCGCCTGCGCCGAGGCCTGGCGCGACAACGGCGAGGTGCTCGCCAGCCCGATGGGCCTGATCCCCTCCTTCGGTGCCCGCCTCGCCAAGCGCACCTTCTCCCCCGACCTCCTCCTCACCGACGGCGAGGCCCTGCTCGTCGGCCTCGACGGGCAGCCCGAGGGCTGGCTGCCGTACCGCAGGCACCTCACCATGGTCACCGGCGGCAAGCGGCACGTGATGATGGGCGCCAGCCAGATCGACCGGTACGGCAACCAGAACATCTCCTGCATCGGCGACTGGGAGCGCCCCACCCGCCAGCTCCTCGGAGTGCGCGGGGCGCCGGTCAACACCCTGAACAACCCGGTGAGCTACTGGATCCCCAAGCACTCGCCCCGGGTCTTCGTCGAGCGCGTCGACATGATCAGCGGCGTCGGCTACGACCATGCCGTCGGGCCCTACCACCGCCTCCCCCGGGTCGTCACCGACCTCGCCGTCCTCGACTTCGAGACACCCGGCCACGCGATGCGGCTCGCCTCCGTCCACCCGGGCGTCACCGTCGAGGAGGTCCGCGCGGCCACCGGCTTCGACCTGGTGACCGGCGACGAGGTGCCGTACACCCGGGACCCCACGGCCGAGGAGCTGCGGCTGATCCGCGAGGTCATCGACCCGCGCGGGCTGCGGGACCGCGAGGTCGCGCCCCGATGA
- a CDS encoding S1 family peptidase, with protein sequence MKQHRMVRALQKLAAAGAVVLAAVSLQPTTASAAPAPVVGGTRAAQGEFPWMVRLSMGCGGSLISPQVVLTAAHCVSGSGNNTSITATAGVVDLQSSSAIKVKSTKVLQAPGYNGKGKDWALIKLASPITSVPNLKIADTTAYNSGTFTVAGWGAATEGGGQQRYLRKANVPFVSDASCQSSYGTDLVPAEEICAGYSQGGVDTCQGDSGGPMFRKDDAGAWVQVGIVSWGEGCARAGYPGVYTEVSTFAAAINSAAATL encoded by the coding sequence ATGAAGCAGCACCGCATGGTCCGCGCACTCCAGAAGCTGGCCGCCGCAGGCGCCGTCGTCCTGGCGGCCGTCAGCCTCCAGCCCACCACCGCGTCCGCCGCCCCCGCCCCCGTCGTCGGCGGCACCCGCGCCGCCCAGGGCGAGTTCCCCTGGATGGTCAGGCTCTCCATGGGCTGCGGCGGCTCGCTGATCAGCCCCCAGGTCGTGCTCACCGCCGCGCACTGCGTCAGCGGCTCCGGCAACAACACGAGCATCACCGCCACCGCCGGTGTCGTCGACCTGCAGAGCTCCAGCGCCATCAAGGTCAAGTCCACCAAGGTGCTCCAGGCCCCGGGCTACAACGGCAAGGGCAAGGACTGGGCGCTGATCAAGCTCGCCAGCCCCATCACCTCGGTGCCCAACCTGAAGATCGCCGACACCACCGCGTACAACAGCGGCACCTTCACCGTCGCCGGCTGGGGCGCCGCGACCGAGGGCGGCGGCCAGCAGCGCTACCTGCGCAAGGCGAACGTGCCGTTCGTCTCCGACGCCTCCTGCCAGTCCTCGTACGGCACCGACCTCGTCCCCGCCGAGGAGATCTGTGCCGGCTACAGCCAGGGCGGCGTCGACACCTGCCAGGGCGACTCCGGCGGCCCGATGTTCCGCAAGGACGACGCCGGCGCCTGGGTCCAGGTCGGCATCGTGAGCTGGGGCGAGGGCTGCGCGCGGGCCGGCTACCCCGGCGTCTACACGGAGGTCTCGACCTTCGCCGCCGCGATCAACTCGGCTGCGGCCACGCTGTAG
- a CDS encoding ribonuclease domain-containing protein, protein MRIPPRFTLAGGVATALLSSLLLGAPATAAPAPAPAAVVTTVAATASVGDICYSALPSQAYTTLRLIDAGGPFPYSQDGSVFQNREGVLPSHTLGYYHEYTVKTPNVSTRGARRIVTGNAADEDYYTSDHYASFDLIDHGC, encoded by the coding sequence ATGCGAATCCCCCCTCGATTCACCCTCGCCGGCGGTGTCGCCACCGCCCTCCTGTCCTCCCTCCTCCTCGGCGCCCCCGCCACCGCCGCGCCGGCCCCCGCGCCCGCCGCCGTCGTGACCACCGTCGCGGCGACCGCCTCCGTCGGGGACATCTGCTACTCGGCCCTGCCGAGCCAGGCGTACACGACGCTGCGCCTCATCGACGCGGGCGGGCCCTTCCCGTACAGCCAGGACGGCTCCGTCTTCCAGAACCGGGAAGGCGTCCTGCCCTCCCACACGCTGGGCTACTACCACGAGTACACGGTCAAGACCCCGAACGTCTCCACCCGGGGCGCCCGCCGGATCGTGACCGGGAACGCGGCGGACGAGGACTACTACACCTCCGACCACTACGCGTCGTTCGACCTGATCGACCACGGCTGCTGA
- a CDS encoding CoA transferase subunit A produces the protein MTDKTMTPEDVVGRLRSGMTIGIGGWGSRRKPMALVRALLRSEITDLTVVSYGGPDIGLLAAAGRIRRLVAPFVTLDSIPLEPHFRAARENGSLELTEYDEAMFMWGLHAAANRLPFLPVRAGLGSDVMRVNPGLRTVTSPYEDGEEFVAVPGLRLDAALVHVNRADRLGNGQYLGPDPYFDDLFCEAADTAYVSCEAIVDGFGPDTVPQTLLIGRHSVTGVVETPNGAHFTSCAPDHDRDEPFQKLYATTPWPEFAERFLSGKSENDYQAAVRAWHDEREEQRT, from the coding sequence GTGACGGACAAGACCATGACCCCCGAGGACGTGGTGGGCCGGCTCCGCTCCGGCATGACGATCGGGATCGGCGGCTGGGGCTCCCGGCGCAAGCCGATGGCCCTGGTCAGAGCGCTGCTCCGGTCCGAGATCACCGATCTCACGGTGGTCTCGTACGGCGGCCCCGACATCGGCCTGCTGGCCGCCGCCGGCCGGATCCGACGGCTCGTCGCCCCCTTCGTGACCCTGGACTCCATCCCCCTCGAACCCCACTTCCGGGCGGCCCGCGAGAACGGCTCCCTCGAACTCACCGAGTACGACGAGGCAATGTTCATGTGGGGCCTGCACGCCGCCGCCAACCGGCTGCCGTTCCTGCCGGTGCGCGCCGGGCTCGGCTCCGACGTGATGCGGGTCAACCCGGGCCTGCGGACCGTCACCTCGCCCTACGAGGACGGCGAGGAGTTCGTCGCCGTCCCCGGCCTGCGGCTCGACGCGGCCCTCGTCCACGTCAACCGCGCCGACCGGCTCGGCAACGGCCAGTACCTCGGCCCCGACCCCTACTTCGACGACCTCTTCTGCGAGGCCGCCGACACCGCGTACGTCTCGTGCGAGGCGATCGTCGACGGCTTCGGGCCCGACACCGTGCCCCAGACCCTCCTGATCGGCCGCCACAGCGTCACCGGCGTCGTCGAGACCCCGAACGGGGCGCACTTCACCTCCTGCGCCCCCGACCACGACCGCGACGAGCCCTTCCAGAAGCTCTACGCGACCACTCCCTGGCCCGAGTTCGCCGAGCGCTTCCTCTCGGGCAAGAGCGAGAACGACTACCAGGCGGCCGTACGGGCCTGGCACGACGAGCGCGAGGAGCAGCGGACGTGA
- a CDS encoding SDR family oxidoreductase produces the protein MELDGRVVLVTGGTRGVGAGIARAFLRAGARVAVCARRPPDTPVAAEGRTADFHPLDLREPTAVREFFTAFAERYGRLDALVNNAGGTPYRLLGEGEAERHARVVELNLTAPLTVSLAARPLLRASRGAVVMIGSVSGTRPSPGTAAYGAAKAGLENLARSMAVEWAPEIRVNTLVLGMVRTELSHLHYGDEDGIAAVGRTVPLGRLAEPDEIGEAAVFLASGRAGYVSGASLLVHGGGERPAFLDAATANKES, from the coding sequence ATGGAGCTGGACGGGAGGGTCGTGCTCGTCACCGGCGGAACCCGAGGCGTCGGAGCGGGCATCGCACGCGCCTTTCTGCGGGCCGGCGCCCGGGTCGCCGTCTGCGCCCGCAGACCCCCGGACACACCGGTCGCGGCGGAGGGCCGCACCGCCGACTTCCACCCGCTCGACCTGCGAGAACCCACCGCCGTACGGGAGTTCTTCACCGCCTTCGCCGAGCGGTACGGACGGCTGGACGCGCTCGTCAACAACGCGGGCGGCACGCCGTACCGACTCCTCGGCGAGGGCGAGGCCGAACGCCACGCGCGGGTCGTCGAACTCAACCTCACCGCCCCGCTCACCGTCAGCCTCGCCGCCCGCCCGCTGCTCCGCGCCTCGCGCGGCGCGGTCGTCATGATCGGCAGCGTCAGCGGCACCCGGCCCTCCCCGGGGACCGCCGCCTACGGCGCGGCCAAGGCGGGCCTGGAGAACCTGGCCCGCTCCATGGCCGTCGAATGGGCCCCCGAGATACGGGTCAACACCCTCGTCCTCGGCATGGTCAGGACCGAACTGTCCCATCTGCACTACGGCGACGAGGACGGGATCGCCGCCGTCGGCCGGACCGTACCGCTGGGCCGGCTCGCCGAACCGGACGAGATCGGGGAGGCGGCCGTCTTCCTCGCCTCCGGCCGGGCCGGCTATGTCTCGGGGGCCTCGCTCCTCGTGCACGGCGGCGGCGAACGCCCCGCCTTCCTGGACGCCGCAACCGCCAACAAGGAGAGCTGA
- a CDS encoding enoyl-CoA hydratase family protein: MGVCTSRPAPGVALVTVDFPPVNALPVKGWYALADAVRTAGRDPEVRCVVLTAEGRGFNAGVDIKELQRDPGHTSLIGANSGCAEAFAAVYECEVPVVAAVAGHCLGGGIGLVGNADAIVAAEDAVFGLPELDRGALGAATHLARLVPQHLMRTLYYTSRTATAAELHAHGSVWQVVPRAGLLDAALGLAGEIAAKDGSLLRLAKAALNGIDPVDVRRSYRFEQGFTFEANLSGVADRVRDTFGKENSP, encoded by the coding sequence ATGGGTGTCTGCACCTCGCGCCCCGCTCCGGGCGTGGCCCTGGTCACCGTCGACTTCCCCCCCGTCAACGCCCTGCCCGTCAAGGGCTGGTACGCGCTCGCCGACGCCGTCCGCACGGCCGGCCGCGACCCCGAGGTCCGCTGTGTCGTCCTCACCGCCGAGGGCCGCGGCTTCAACGCGGGCGTCGACATCAAGGAGTTGCAGCGCGACCCCGGGCACACCTCCCTGATCGGCGCCAACAGCGGCTGCGCCGAGGCCTTCGCCGCCGTCTACGAGTGCGAGGTGCCGGTGGTGGCCGCGGTCGCCGGGCACTGTCTGGGCGGCGGCATCGGGCTCGTCGGCAACGCCGACGCGATCGTCGCCGCCGAGGACGCCGTCTTCGGTCTGCCCGAGCTGGACCGGGGCGCCCTCGGCGCCGCCACCCATCTCGCCCGGCTGGTCCCCCAGCATCTGATGCGGACGCTCTACTACACCTCGCGGACCGCGACCGCCGCCGAACTGCACGCCCACGGCTCGGTGTGGCAGGTGGTCCCCCGCGCCGGTCTCCTGGACGCCGCCCTCGGGCTCGCCGGGGAGATCGCGGCGAAGGACGGCAGCCTGCTGCGGCTCGCCAAGGCCGCGCTCAACGGCATCGACCCCGTGGACGTACGGCGCAGCTACCGCTTCGAGCAGGGCTTCACCTTCGAGGCCAATCTGAGCGGGGTCGCCGACCGGGTCCGCGACACCTTCGGAAAGGAGAACTCCCCGTGA
- a CDS encoding chorismate mutase, with product MSDSRANDPTVPADAIDPAVTAELTRLRESIDNIDAAVVHMLAERFKCTQQVGVLKARHQLPPADPAREARQIARLRELAGNAKLDPAFAEKLLNFIIAEVIRHHETIADGAR from the coding sequence ATGAGCGACTCCCGCGCGAATGACCCCACCGTCCCCGCAGACGCGATCGACCCGGCCGTCACCGCCGAACTGACCCGCCTGCGCGAAAGCATCGACAACATCGACGCGGCGGTCGTCCACATGCTCGCCGAGCGCTTCAAGTGCACCCAGCAGGTCGGCGTCCTCAAGGCCCGCCACCAGCTGCCGCCCGCCGACCCCGCACGCGAGGCCCGCCAGATCGCCCGGCTGCGGGAACTCGCCGGGAACGCGAAACTGGACCCGGCCTTCGCGGAGAAACTCCTCAACTTCATCATCGCCGAGGTCATCCGCCACCACGAGACGATTGCGGACGGAGCACGCTGA